The Chthoniobacterales bacterium genome includes a window with the following:
- a CDS encoding DUF1003 domain-containing protein gives MIQHDTGICAISQRTLPMDELVPLSAIRPGVASLIVSAHPELSEESLISNDELNKYRSDYISQALKDDMGEITALEEDVVRSLREHEILNENINDSFDEQFTFGEKLADKIASFGGSWTFILAFGGFLAIWIIINTLILSRRPPDPYPFILLNLLLSALASLQAPVIMMSQNRQEAKDRIRAEHDYKINLKAELEIRHLHEKVDHLLKQQSQRLLEIQQIQIDLLREALHKPEIPK, from the coding sequence ATGATCCAGCACGACACCGGCATTTGCGCGATCAGCCAGCGCACACTTCCCATGGACGAGCTGGTGCCGTTGTCCGCCATTCGACCCGGAGTGGCCAGCTTGATTGTTAGTGCCCACCCAGAGCTCAGTGAGGAAAGCCTGATCTCGAACGACGAGTTAAACAAGTATCGCTCCGACTACATCAGCCAGGCGCTAAAGGACGACATGGGCGAGATCACCGCGCTTGAGGAAGACGTGGTGCGGAGTCTGCGGGAACACGAGATTCTCAATGAGAACATCAACGATTCCTTTGATGAACAATTCACCTTCGGCGAAAAGCTGGCCGACAAGATCGCGTCGTTTGGCGGAAGCTGGACCTTCATCCTGGCCTTCGGCGGTTTTCTGGCTATTTGGATCATCATCAACACGTTGATTCTGAGCCGGCGGCCGCCCGATCCTTATCCGTTTATCCTGCTCAATCTGCTCCTCAGCGCACTCGCGTCGCTCCAGGCACCAGTCATCATGATGAGCCAGAACCGGCAGGAGGCGAAGGATCGCATTCGCGCCGAGCACGACTACAAAATCAACCTCAAGGCCGAGCTGGAAATCCGCCACCTCCACGAAAAAGTCGATCATCTACTCAAGCAACAATCGCAGCGCCTGCTGGAGATCCAGCAGATCCAGATCGATCTCCTGCGCGAGGCCCTGCATAAGCCTGAAATTCCCAAATGA
- a CDS encoding aspartate carbamoyltransferase catalytic subunit — translation MATAPSSTTWTRKDLVGIQELSADEIRLVLDTAAAFKTVGTREIKKVPALRGKTMINFFVEPSTRTRTSFELAAFRLSADVINISASSSSLTKGETLKDTALNLQALQADIIVLRHSSAGAAQFLAERLSASIINGGDGAHEHPTQALLDTFTIQEKLGRIKGLHVAIIGDILFSRVARSNIHTLLKLGAKVTLVGPTTLVPKVFEELGCSVTHDLDSILPEVDVVNLLRIQHERQRKEYFPSLGEYTSLFGLTKARAERLKPECLIMHPGPINRGVEIDSDLADSSRSVILDQVTNGLAVRMAVLYLCAGSGKLTA, via the coding sequence ATGGCAACCGCACCTTCTTCCACAACCTGGACTCGTAAAGATCTCGTCGGCATTCAGGAGCTTTCCGCGGATGAAATCCGACTCGTGTTAGACACCGCTGCTGCCTTCAAAACTGTGGGCACTCGTGAGATTAAAAAAGTCCCGGCGCTTCGGGGAAAGACGATGATCAATTTCTTCGTCGAGCCCAGCACGAGAACTCGCACTTCATTCGAGTTAGCCGCGTTTCGCCTGAGTGCGGACGTGATTAATATTTCTGCGTCGAGTTCCAGTCTAACCAAGGGCGAAACGCTCAAGGATACGGCGCTGAATCTGCAAGCGTTGCAGGCCGACATTATCGTCCTACGGCACAGCTCGGCGGGCGCGGCGCAGTTCCTTGCGGAGCGTCTTTCAGCCAGCATCATCAATGGCGGCGACGGCGCGCATGAGCATCCGACTCAGGCTTTGTTAGATACCTTCACCATTCAGGAAAAACTTGGGCGCATCAAAGGACTGCACGTGGCGATCATCGGCGATATTCTCTTCAGTCGCGTGGCGCGTTCTAACATTCACACGCTGCTCAAGCTCGGTGCGAAAGTCACCCTGGTTGGGCCGACGACGTTAGTCCCGAAGGTCTTCGAGGAACTCGGCTGCTCGGTCACACACGACTTGGATTCCATTCTGCCCGAAGTCGATGTGGTCAATCTTCTCCGCATCCAGCATGAGCGGCAGCGCAAGGAATACTTCCCCAGCCTCGGCGAATACACCTCGCTTTTTGGTCTCACCAAAGCTCGCGCCGAACGACTGAAACCGGAATGTCTCATCATGCATCCGGGGCCGATTAATCGTGGCGTCGAGATCGACAGCGACCTCGCCGACAGCAGCCGCAGCGTCATATTAGACCAAGTCACCAATGGCCTCGCCGTGCGCATGGCCGTCCTCTACCTCTGCGCCGGCAGCGGCAAACTCACCGCGTAA
- the pyrR gene encoding bifunctional pyr operon transcriptional regulator/uracil phosphoribosyltransferase PyrR: protein MTSPENGVLLMDAPAIERAIKRIAHEIVEQNPDLSQIVLAGIPLRGVELARRLAAHITSFEGQPVETGVVDVTMHRDDYHLRGKLPSPQQTILPLNLTDRTIILIDDVLFTGRTCRAALDTISSFGRPARIQLASLLDRGHRELPIRPDYVGKNVPSSRNERVMVRLTNVDPEGDSVWLRKS from the coding sequence ATGACATCACCAGAAAACGGCGTCCTGCTCATGGATGCCCCAGCCATCGAACGGGCGATCAAGCGCATCGCCCACGAAATCGTCGAACAAAATCCCGATCTCAGTCAGATCGTTCTCGCCGGCATCCCGCTGAGAGGAGTGGAACTCGCCCGCCGCCTCGCGGCACACATCACCAGCTTCGAGGGCCAGCCAGTCGAAACAGGAGTCGTCGATGTCACGATGCATCGCGACGACTATCATTTGCGCGGCAAACTCCCCTCCCCGCAGCAGACGATTCTCCCGCTCAATCTCACGGATCGCACGATCATCCTGATCGACGACGTGCTCTTCACCGGACGTACCTGCCGCGCTGCGCTAGACACGATTTCCAGCTTCGGACGCCCCGCCCGCATTCAACTCGCATCGTTGCTGGATCGAGGGCACCGCGAGTTGCCGATTCGGCCGGATTACGTCGGGAAAAATGTCCCCTCCTCGCGCAACGAGCGCGTCATGGTCCGCCTCACCAACGTCGATCCAGAAGGCGATTCCGTCTGGCTGAGAAAAAGCTAA
- a CDS encoding YqgE/AlgH family protein, protein MIPEFFNLTGKLLLAHPNLRDPNFRHSIVYLAKHDALTGAFGFIINRPISQTFEELGALGISPIFAEAKLHLGGPVATNSVLLAMFDWDPLLRKLTVHHSIKTTADEEDDLVTDPSRTMALIGYSGWEAGQLEREIEENTWLIQDPNQAHCDLLYADHATWKKLVSRIHPNLKLLAEMPNDPSLN, encoded by the coding sequence GTGATTCCCGAGTTCTTCAATCTCACTGGAAAACTCCTGCTGGCCCACCCGAATCTGCGTGATCCCAACTTCCGCCACAGCATCGTTTATCTGGCGAAACACGATGCGCTCACCGGGGCCTTTGGCTTTATCATTAACCGCCCGATCTCGCAGACTTTCGAGGAACTCGGCGCGTTGGGAATCTCACCGATTTTCGCCGAGGCGAAGCTGCATCTCGGCGGTCCGGTCGCGACCAACAGTGTGCTTCTGGCGATGTTTGACTGGGACCCGCTGCTGCGAAAACTGACGGTTCATCACTCTATAAAAACCACCGCAGACGAGGAGGACGATCTCGTCACCGACCCTTCGCGCACGATGGCGCTGATCGGATATTCCGGCTGGGAGGCGGGTCAACTCGAACGGGAAATCGAGGAAAACACCTGGCTGATTCAGGACCCAAACCAGGCGCATTGCGACCTGCTTTACGCCGACCATGCGACTTGGAAAAAACTCGTGTCGCGAATACATCCCAACTTGAAGCTGCTCGCCGAAATGCCGAACGATCCGAGTTTGAATTAA
- a CDS encoding thiazole synthase, whose product MPSQLLRIADREFSSRLFLGTGKFSSNESMRDALESSGTQIVTVALRRVDLTGKSDPFANILDFIDPKKYLLLPNTSGAMNATEAVRLARLAVAAGLPKWVKLEIHPDPRWLLPDPIETFLATEILVREGFVVMPYINADPVLARRLQDVGAATVMPLGAPIGSHRGIRTRDQIEIIIEQATVPVIVDAGIGAPSQAAEAMEMGADAVLINTAIAVSSDPVQMARAFATAVEAGRVAYELGLIGPQSTASPTSPLTGFLGNL is encoded by the coding sequence ATGCCCAGCCAACTTTTGCGTATCGCCGACCGGGAATTTTCCTCGCGCCTCTTTCTCGGGACCGGGAAATTTTCCAGCAACGAATCGATGCGCGATGCGCTGGAATCGAGTGGAACTCAAATCGTGACCGTCGCCCTGCGCCGCGTCGATCTCACCGGGAAGAGCGATCCTTTTGCCAACATTCTCGACTTCATCGACCCGAAAAAATATCTTCTGCTGCCGAACACGAGCGGCGCGATGAATGCCACGGAAGCCGTCCGGCTCGCGCGTTTGGCCGTCGCGGCGGGCCTGCCGAAATGGGTGAAACTCGAGATCCATCCCGATCCGCGCTGGTTGCTGCCGGACCCGATTGAAACTTTTCTGGCCACGGAAATCCTTGTGCGCGAGGGCTTTGTCGTCATGCCTTACATCAACGCCGACCCGGTGCTGGCCCGTCGTTTGCAGGATGTCGGCGCCGCGACGGTGATGCCGCTGGGCGCGCCGATTGGAAGTCATCGCGGGATTCGAACCCGCGACCAGATTGAGATCATTATCGAGCAAGCCACCGTGCCGGTCATCGTCGATGCAGGAATCGGCGCACCCAGCCAGGCTGCCGAGGCCATGGAAATGGGAGCGGACGCCGTGTTGATTAATACCGCCATCGCCGTTTCCAGCGATCCAGTGCAAATGGCGCGCGCCTTTGCCACCGCCGTGGAAGCGGGCCGGGTGGCATACGAGTTAGGTTTGATTGGGCCGCAATCGACTGCGAGTCCGACCAGTCCGCTGACCGGATTTTTGGGAAATTTATGA
- a CDS encoding ATP-binding cassette domain-containing protein, translating into MSLLEVKNLRVWFEKPAGLFTGKPEPVKAVTDVSFSIERGTTVGLVGESGSGKTTIGKALLKLEKATSGEVLFEGKSILPLTEAEFRPYRRRMQMIFQDPYGSLNPRLTIEQIVSEPLEIHFPEMNRNQRRDRIAELLNLVELNPDFSSRYPHEFSGGQRQRIGIARALAVKPDFIVCDEAVSALDVSVQAQVVNLLQDLQEQLGLTYLFIAHDLAVVEHISDQVLVMYRGEIVESATATEIYQNPQHAYTRRLLEAVPTI; encoded by the coding sequence ATGAGTCTGCTGGAGGTGAAAAATCTTCGGGTCTGGTTTGAAAAACCGGCCGGCCTCTTCACTGGCAAACCGGAGCCGGTGAAAGCAGTCACAGACGTTAGTTTCTCCATCGAACGTGGCACGACCGTTGGCCTCGTCGGCGAAAGCGGCAGCGGCAAAACCACTATTGGCAAGGCTCTGCTCAAACTCGAAAAAGCCACCTCCGGCGAAGTCCTTTTCGAGGGAAAAAGCATTCTCCCTCTCACAGAGGCCGAGTTCCGTCCGTATCGCCGCCGGATGCAGATGATTTTTCAAGACCCCTACGGCTCGCTCAACCCGCGACTGACCATCGAGCAAATCGTCAGCGAACCCTTGGAAATTCACTTCCCGGAAATGAACCGCAACCAGCGCCGGGATCGTATCGCCGAGCTGCTCAATCTAGTGGAACTCAACCCCGATTTTTCCAGCCGTTACCCGCACGAATTCAGCGGCGGCCAGCGCCAGCGCATCGGCATCGCGCGAGCGCTGGCGGTGAAGCCGGATTTCATTGTCTGCGACGAGGCTGTGAGTGCGCTCGACGTTTCCGTGCAGGCGCAGGTTGTCAATTTGCTCCAGGATTTGCAGGAACAACTCGGGCTGACCTACCTCTTCATCGCGCACGACCTCGCGGTGGTCGAGCACATCAGCGACCAAGTCCTCGTGATGTATCGCGGTGAAATCGTCGAATCGGCCACGGCCACGGAGATTTACCAAAACCCACAACACGCCTATACCCGCCGCCTGCTCGAAGCCGTTCCCACGATTTAA
- the rodA gene encoding rod shape-determining protein RodA produces MHPLLKKLLGLNWLLFGLMLALCIFGVFAVYSATWMRTDRNLANIWTKQTTWMLISLAVYFVLALVDYRWLKWGALPIYVVGILSLVAVILFGVTRYNAKSWLDLKVMMFQPSQLALMASIMVIALVLSQLQKLHPLLRILITGAIVGAPWLMILKQPDLGSCIVWVPVVMAMFFIGGIPKRYLLTMLLIGAALIPVAITFVLKPYQVRRLTTFLHPEQDKRGEGWTINQSLIAIGSGGFEGKGFKAPNTQNELGFLPETIVHNDFIFAVIGEQHGFLGGAALVTVFGALLVTGLYMTSQASDPFGLLMGTGIMTLIFTHTFMNIGMTISVTPITGLPLPFISYGGSFVLIIMAGLGILQSIWIHREPTEKRRSLR; encoded by the coding sequence ATGCATCCGCTGCTCAAAAAACTCCTCGGCCTGAACTGGCTGCTTTTCGGACTCATGCTCGCCCTGTGCATCTTCGGCGTCTTCGCCGTTTACAGCGCGACCTGGATGCGAACCGACAGAAATCTCGCCAACATCTGGACCAAACAAACGACTTGGATGCTGATCAGCCTGGCGGTTTATTTCGTGCTCGCGCTCGTCGATTATCGCTGGCTGAAATGGGGCGCTCTACCCATTTATGTGGTTGGCATTCTCTCGCTCGTGGCGGTGATTCTTTTCGGGGTGACGAGGTATAACGCGAAAAGCTGGCTGGATCTGAAAGTAATGATGTTTCAGCCCTCGCAACTGGCCCTGATGGCTTCCATTATGGTCATTGCGCTCGTCCTGAGTCAGTTGCAGAAACTCCACCCGCTCCTGCGCATCCTCATTACCGGAGCCATCGTCGGCGCACCGTGGCTGATGATTCTCAAGCAGCCCGACCTCGGTTCGTGCATTGTCTGGGTGCCCGTCGTCATGGCGATGTTCTTCATCGGCGGCATCCCGAAACGCTACCTGCTCACCATGCTGCTCATCGGTGCGGCGCTCATTCCCGTGGCGATTACATTCGTCTTAAAGCCGTATCAGGTCCGGCGGCTCACCACGTTTCTCCACCCCGAACAGGATAAAAGAGGCGAGGGCTGGACGATTAACCAATCGCTCATCGCCATCGGTTCCGGTGGCTTCGAAGGCAAGGGTTTCAAGGCTCCCAATACGCAAAATGAACTCGGCTTTCTCCCGGAGACCATCGTCCACAACGACTTTATTTTCGCAGTCATCGGCGAACAGCACGGCTTCCTGGGCGGCGCTGCTTTGGTCACGGTGTTTGGCGCACTGCTCGTCACCGGTCTCTATATGACCTCCCAAGCTTCCGACCCGTTTGGCCTCCTCATGGGCACGGGAATTATGACGCTCATTTTCACGCATACCTTCATGAATATCGGCATGACGATTTCCGTAACGCCGATCACCGGATTGCCGCTGCCGTTCATCAGTTACGGCGGCTCGTTCGTGCTCATCATCATGGCCGGGCTCGGCATTTTGCAAAGCATCTGGATTCATCGCGAGCCGACCGAAAAACGCCGCAGCTTGCGCTAA
- a CDS encoding KH domain-containing protein has product MEEFLEFVIKGLVDFPDEIVIVKHEADQRVLFNIQVNPEDVGKIIGKHGQTIGAIRAVLSAGAARHGLKVAVELI; this is encoded by the coding sequence GTGGAAGAATTCTTGGAATTTGTCATCAAAGGCCTGGTGGATTTCCCGGATGAAATCGTCATCGTCAAACACGAGGCCGATCAGCGCGTCCTCTTCAACATCCAAGTGAATCCCGAGGACGTTGGCAAAATCATCGGCAAACACGGGCAAACCATCGGTGCCATTCGCGCAGTGCTTTCCGCCGGGGCAGCGCGCCACGGATTGAAAGTCGCGGTCGAACTCATCTAA
- a CDS encoding AAA family ATPase: MNHVTESEITPASAHLQRLRAALQTVLFGQETLIDLVIIGLLSRGHLLLEGLPGLGKTELVKGLASTLSLVAKRVQFTPDLLPGDITGNPILQEIDGQRRFVFQPGPLFANLVLADEINRASPKTQSALLEAMQERRVTVLGETHELPDPFFVLATQNPIELEGTYPLPEAQLDRFLFKLEVRRTSVEVIERIVKNREIGMELALQPVLSHEELQAVTAIARRIFLPDVVANYIARLVEATHLAAGVKYGASPRAALALAASARSRALLEKRLNASFEDVQAVAGPVLQHRLVLDYSAKLDGTTSSQIVAQLLESVPAQNKAVADILQAAKV; encoded by the coding sequence ATGAACCACGTCACCGAATCCGAAATCACCCCGGCCTCCGCGCATTTGCAGCGACTTCGAGCCGCGTTGCAAACCGTCCTTTTCGGACAGGAAACGCTCATCGACCTCGTCATCATCGGACTGCTTTCCCGTGGGCATTTGCTGCTTGAAGGCCTTCCCGGCTTGGGCAAAACGGAACTCGTCAAAGGCCTCGCCAGCACGCTCTCGCTCGTGGCCAAGCGCGTGCAATTCACCCCCGACCTGCTTCCCGGCGACATCACAGGCAATCCCATTTTGCAGGAAATCGATGGTCAGCGACGCTTCGTTTTTCAGCCGGGGCCGCTCTTTGCCAATCTGGTTTTGGCCGACGAAATCAATCGCGCCTCGCCGAAAACGCAGTCCGCGCTGCTGGAGGCGATGCAGGAACGGCGGGTCACCGTTCTCGGCGAGACGCATGAATTGCCCGATCCATTTTTCGTTTTGGCGACCCAGAATCCGATCGAACTCGAGGGCACGTATCCGCTGCCCGAGGCGCAGTTGGATCGTTTTCTCTTCAAGCTCGAAGTCCGCCGCACAAGCGTGGAAGTGATCGAGCGCATCGTAAAAAACCGCGAGATCGGAATGGAACTCGCCTTGCAGCCAGTGCTGAGCCACGAGGAATTGCAGGCCGTCACCGCCATCGCGCGCCGGATTTTTCTGCCCGATGTCGTGGCGAATTACATCGCACGACTGGTCGAGGCGACACATCTCGCCGCCGGGGTGAAATACGGTGCCAGTCCGCGCGCCGCGCTGGCTTTGGCTGCCTCCGCGAGGTCGCGCGCTCTGCTGGAGAAACGCCTCAACGCGAGCTTCGAGGACGTGCAGGCCGTGGCGGGTCCAGTGCTGCAACATCGGCTCGTGCTCGACTACAGCGCGAAGCTCGACGGCACGACTTCGAGTCAAATCGTGGCGCAATTGCTGGAGTCCGTGCCGGCGCAAAACAAAGCCGTCGCCGACATTCTGCAAGCCGCCAAAGTATGA
- a CDS encoding ABC transporter ATP-binding protein, giving the protein MSTPPPLPPKPVISVRQLTRSFGNVHAVQGLSFDVYAGQVVGFIGANGAGKTTTMRIMTTLDMPTSGTVEICGCDVVNFPGEVRRRIGWMPDAYGSYDHMSVAEYLDFYGRAFGLQGGARHQRLREVMAFTDLEILSARPANKLSKGQNQRLCLARTLLHDPEVLILDEPAAGLDPKARIEFKNLIRLLAEQGKTIFISSHILSELAEMCDTMLFIDQGQVVHFGSAADLKQQDGAAAVILVTVAGDPKILVEWITLQPGLTLVDATREGGRIRLAGSTDEEIAACLRQLVSDGIPVLDFHREQRRLEDAFVDILKAQ; this is encoded by the coding sequence ATGAGCACGCCGCCTCCACTCCCGCCGAAACCGGTCATTTCGGTGCGCCAGCTCACGCGCAGCTTCGGTAACGTTCACGCTGTGCAGGGACTGAGCTTCGATGTCTATGCGGGCCAGGTCGTCGGCTTCATCGGAGCCAACGGCGCGGGAAAAACGACCACCATGCGCATCATGACCACACTCGACATGCCGACATCCGGCACCGTGGAAATCTGCGGTTGCGACGTGGTAAATTTCCCCGGTGAAGTGCGCCGCCGCATCGGCTGGATGCCCGACGCCTACGGCAGTTACGATCATATGTCGGTCGCGGAATACCTCGATTTCTACGGACGCGCCTTCGGTTTGCAAGGCGGCGCAAGGCATCAGCGGCTGCGCGAAGTGATGGCTTTCACCGACTTGGAAATCCTCTCGGCACGTCCGGCGAACAAGCTTTCCAAGGGCCAAAACCAACGGCTCTGCCTCGCGCGAACGCTGTTGCACGATCCCGAGGTGCTCATTCTGGACGAACCCGCCGCCGGGCTCGATCCGAAGGCGCGCATCGAATTTAAGAACCTCATCCGCCTGCTCGCGGAGCAGGGGAAAACCATTTTCATCAGCTCTCACATTCTTTCGGAACTCGCCGAAATGTGCGACACGATGCTCTTCATCGACCAGGGCCAAGTCGTGCATTTTGGCAGCGCCGCGGACCTGAAACAGCAGGACGGCGCGGCGGCGGTGATCCTGGTCACAGTCGCTGGTGACCCGAAGATTTTGGTCGAATGGATCACGCTTCAGCCCGGTCTGACACTGGTCGATGCCACTCGCGAAGGCGGTCGCATCCGGCTCGCCGGAAGCACGGACGAGGAGATCGCCGCCTGCCTGCGCCAACTCGTGAGCGACGGCATTCCGGTTCTGGATTTCCACCGCGAGCAGCGCCGTTTGGAAGATGCCTTCGTGGATATTTTGAAGGCGCAATAA
- a CDS encoding ATP-binding protein → MTIQSKILLLLLLIVATFVGGLVALNVSEKAKFKAIADARATERSRIFDQFLEQRGDQLKALVEDAPISDGMVLAIKKGDKTWADQNLTDETLTTYGANAIWIYRPDQSLFFSRNNRYTDELKNLPLPREALDALFTKERTCHFFIQVPQGWMEIRGGTIHPSRDRFRETAPQGSFFVGQFWIDENIRRMALFTEYSIKIVPTQNALAQPSAEESGRIRFSRTLAGWNGKPAAEILVEHDSPIIRELNRASERLFHYLIAFAMGLFLVLAFCLMHWVRRPLHLISHNLAAESPEGLEALSRESNEFGKLAQLILNFRRTEDALHETEEQLRHAQKLEAVGRLAGGIAHDFNNLLTAIIGYSELLVNRFKDDGSALEWASLIRKAGEQAASLTRQLLAFSRKQLLQPKVLDLNALVAEMEKLLRRVIGEHIHISIEAGADEPRILADPTQLEQIILNLGVNARDAMPGGGTLSITTSNVMLDADEIATRGMELHPGKFVVLAVTDTGLGMTQETKDRIFEPFFTTKGPGKGTGLGLATVYGITRQSGGSITVDTEIGKGTTFSIYLPCEAAEIEVSQPIAPKLEPTENFETILVVEDEEVVRELICAVLKDAGYNILSADCPSAAIRTVQEHDAAGIHLVVTDVLMPEMHGPALVQMLAPLQPQMKALYVSGYSENDISDQGVIDRHLEVLQKPFPPQVLVRRVREYLDRPVEIRPQ, encoded by the coding sequence ATGACGATCCAATCCAAAATACTGCTGCTGCTCCTGCTGATCGTCGCGACTTTTGTCGGCGGATTGGTGGCGCTGAATGTATCGGAAAAGGCGAAGTTTAAGGCCATCGCCGATGCGCGCGCCACGGAGCGCAGCCGCATTTTCGACCAGTTTCTGGAGCAGCGAGGCGACCAACTCAAGGCGCTCGTGGAGGATGCTCCGATCTCCGATGGAATGGTGCTCGCGATCAAAAAAGGCGACAAAACCTGGGCCGATCAAAACCTCACCGACGAGACGCTCACGACCTACGGCGCGAACGCGATCTGGATCTATCGGCCGGACCAGTCGCTCTTCTTTTCGAGAAACAATCGCTACACCGACGAGCTGAAAAATCTCCCGCTCCCACGCGAGGCGCTCGACGCGCTGTTCACCAAGGAGCGCACCTGTCATTTCTTCATCCAAGTGCCCCAGGGCTGGATGGAAATTCGCGGCGGCACGATCCATCCGTCGCGCGACCGGTTCCGCGAGACCGCGCCGCAGGGCAGCTTCTTTGTGGGCCAGTTTTGGATCGACGAAAACATCCGCCGCATGGCGCTTTTCACCGAGTATTCGATCAAGATCGTGCCCACGCAAAACGCCCTGGCCCAACCCAGCGCCGAGGAGTCGGGGCGCATTCGATTCTCCCGCACCCTGGCCGGCTGGAACGGAAAACCGGCCGCCGAGATTCTGGTAGAGCACGACTCACCGATCATCCGCGAGCTAAATCGCGCCAGCGAACGGCTGTTTCATTACCTGATTGCCTTTGCGATGGGACTCTTTCTGGTGCTCGCCTTTTGCCTCATGCATTGGGTGCGCCGACCGCTGCACCTCATCTCGCATAATCTGGCGGCAGAAAGTCCCGAGGGTCTGGAGGCTCTCAGCCGCGAGTCTAATGAATTTGGCAAGCTCGCGCAGTTGATCCTCAATTTTCGCCGCACGGAGGACGCGCTGCACGAGACCGAGGAGCAGCTTCGCCATGCGCAAAAACTCGAGGCCGTCGGTCGTCTCGCGGGCGGCATCGCGCACGATTTCAACAACCTCCTCACCGCTATTATCGGCTACTCCGAGTTGCTGGTAAACAGATTCAAAGACGACGGCTCCGCTCTGGAATGGGCCAGCCTCATTCGCAAAGCAGGCGAGCAGGCGGCCAGTCTCACGCGCCAGTTGCTCGCCTTCAGCCGCAAGCAACTTCTCCAGCCAAAAGTGCTCGATCTGAATGCCCTCGTGGCCGAGATGGAGAAACTCCTCCGCCGCGTCATCGGCGAGCACATCCACATTTCCATCGAAGCCGGGGCGGACGAACCGCGCATTCTGGCCGATCCGACGCAGCTCGAGCAGATCATTTTGAACCTCGGCGTGAACGCCCGCGACGCCATGCCCGGCGGCGGCACACTTAGCATCACCACCAGCAACGTCATGCTCGACGCGGACGAAATCGCCACGAGAGGAATGGAACTCCACCCTGGAAAATTTGTCGTTCTCGCCGTCACCGACACCGGTCTGGGCATGACCCAGGAAACGAAGGACCGCATCTTCGAGCCGTTTTTTACCACTAAAGGACCGGGCAAAGGCACCGGGCTCGGGCTCGCCACTGTTTACGGGATCACGCGCCAGAGCGGCGGCTCGATCACCGTCGATACAGAGATCGGCAAAGGCACGACCTTCTCGATTTATCTCCCGTGCGAAGCCGCGGAAATCGAGGTGTCGCAGCCCATTGCGCCCAAACTCGAGCCTACTGAAAACTTCGAGACAATCCTCGTCGTGGAGGACGAAGAAGTCGTTCGCGAGCTGATCTGCGCGGTGCTGAAGGACGCGGGTTACAACATTCTCAGCGCCGACTGCCCAAGTGCGGCGATTCGCACGGTGCAGGAGCACGACGCCGCCGGCATTCACCTCGTGGTGACCGACGTTCTCATGCCCGAGATGCACGGTCCGGCGCTCGTCCAGATGCTCGCGCCGCTCCAGCCGCAAATGAAGGCGCTCTACGTTTCCGGTTACTCAGAAAACGACATCAGCGACCAGGGCGTGATCGACCGCCATCTGGAAGTGCTCCAGAAACCATTTCCGCCGCAGGTTCTCGTCCGTCGCGTCCGCGAATATCTGGATCGTCCGGTCGAGATCAGACCGCAGTAG